Proteins encoded by one window of Camelus bactrianus isolate YW-2024 breed Bactrian camel chromosome 9, ASM4877302v1, whole genome shotgun sequence:
- the DDX20 gene encoding putative ATP-dependent RNA helicase DDX20 isoform X2, producing MAAAFEAPAALATVETAVPAERVAADFSAPEPVPRPVRSLRTAHDVGGPRTRTGDVLLAEPADFESLLLSRPVLEGLRAAGFERPSPVQLKAIPLGRCGLDLIVQAKSGTGKTCVFSTIALDSLVLENLSTQILILAPTREIAVQIHSVITAIGIKMEGLECHVFIGGTPLSQDKTRLKKCHIAVGSPGRIKQLIELDYLNPGSVRLFILDEADKLLEEGSFQEQINWIYSSLPANKQMLAVSATYPEFLANALTKYMREPTFVRLNSSDLSLIGLKQFYKLVNSYPLAHKTFEEKTQHLQELFSKIPFNQALVFSNLHSRAQHLADILSSKGFPAECISGNMSQNQRLDAVAKLRQFHCRVLISTDLTSRGIDAEKVNLVVNLDVPLDWETYMHRIGRAGRFGTLGLTVTYCCRGEEENTMMKIAQKCNINLLPLPDPIPPGLMEECLDWDVEVEAAMHTYGLASIPPQPLNKQIQKIERTFETQKAYSNHVASSRNTSVSALSVKSKNNTKQKLPVKSHSECGIVEKAMSPKELGCAIQLEEQMKNSVQISVENSADNQHQVKEASVSLPTIPCLSSFKIRLPCPLTFAELVEDYEYFVKEGLEKPVEIIRHYTGPGDQTVNPQNGFVRNRITEERAQILASSSQSGDSESDSGSYSSRTSSQSKGNKSHVEGSSDTQLKDSEPLPVDGQISLEQPLNEGDTPNLVEYQESPEIQIKARHKEGANHNQRVKQSRRNLPRRSSYRPQTEPQEDGWYDCRGEAHPSFSNTYQDYEEYWRAYYRAWQEYYAAASQSYYWNAQRHPGWVAAYHMNTIYLQEMMRGNQ from the exons ATGGCGGCGGCGTTTGAAGCCCCGGCGGCCTTAGCGACCGTGGAGACCGCTGTCCCGGCGGAGCGTGTGGCTGCGGACTTCTCGGCCCCCGAGCCAGTCCCCCGGCCGGTGCGGAGCCTGCGGACGGCTCACGACGTCGGCGGCCCGCGGACCCGCACCGGGGACGTGCTGCTGGCGGAGCCGGCGGACTTCGAGTCGCTGCTGCTGTCGCGGCCGGTGCTGGAGGGGCTGCGGGCGGCCGGCTTCGAACGGCCGTCGCCCGTGCAGCTCAAGGCCATCCCGCTGGGGCGCTGCGGGCTCG ATTTAATTGTTCAAGCTAAGTCTGGCACTGGGAAAACCTGTGTATTCTCCACCATTGCTTTGGACTCTCTTGTTCTTGAAAACTTAAGTACCCAG attttgatCTTGGCTCCTACAAGAGAAATTGCTGTGCAGATACATTCTGTTATCACAGCCATTGGAATAAAAATGGAAGGCTTAGAGTGTCATGTGTTTATTGGAGGGACTCCATTATCACAAGACAAAACCAGACTTAAAAAGTGTCATATCGCCGTTGGTTCTCCTG GCAGAATTAAACAACTGATAGAGCTTGActacttgaacccaggcagtgtACGTCTCTTTATTCTTGATGAAGCGGATAAGCTTTTAGAAGAAGGCAGCTTCCAGGAgcaaataaa TTGGATTTATTCTTCCTTACCTGCCAATAAACAGATGTTGGCAGTATCAGCTACTTACCCTGAATTTTTGGCTAATGCTTTGACCAAGTACATGAGAGAGCCCACTTTTGTAAGACTGAATTCCAGTGATCTGAGTCTCATAG GTTTGAAGCAGTTTTACAAACTTGTCAACTCATATCCTTTGGCCCATAAGACTTTTGAGGAAAAGACTCAGCATTTACAGGAACTGTTCAGCAAAATTCCATTTAATCAAGCCTTAGTCTTTTCTAATCTACACAGCAG AGCACAACATTTGGCTGATATCCTTTCTTCTAAAGGCTTTCCTGCCGAGTGCATTTCAG GCAACATGAGTCAGAATCAGCGTCTTGATGCTGTGGCTAAACTGAGGCAGTTTCATTGCAGAGTCCTCATTTCCACAGATTTG ACTTCCCGTGGGATTGATGCTGAGAAGGTGAATCTGGTTGTAAACCTGGATGTACCATTGGATTGGGAGACATACATGCATCGGATTGGCAGAGCTGGCCGTtttg GTACTTTGGGATTGACAGTGACCTACTGCTGCAGGGGAGAAGAAGAAAATACCATGATGAAAATTGCCCAGAAATGTAATATCAACCTTCTGCCTTTACCAG ATCCTATTCCTCCTGGTCTGATGGAAGAATGTTTGGATTGGGATGTGGAGGTCGAAGCTGCCATGCATACATATGGCTTAGCAAGTATACCTCCCCAGCCCCTAAACAAACAAATTCAAAAAATAGAGAGAACCTTTGAAACTCAGAAAGCTTATAGTAACCACGTGGCTTCATCTAGAAATACTTCTGTGTCTGCACTATCAGTCAAATCAAAAAATAATACCAAACAAAAGCTTCCTGTGAAAAGCCACTCAGAGTGTGGAATTGTAGAGAAAGCAATGTCGCCAAAAGAGCTGGGCTGTGCCATACAACTGGAAGAGCAGATGAAGAATTCTGTTCAGATATCTGTTGAAAACTCGGCTGATAATCAGCACCAAGTCAAAGAAGCTTCTGTGTCACTCCCCACAATTCCTTGTCTGTCTTCCTTTAAAATCCGTCTGCCATGCCCTTTGACTTTTGCAGAATTGGTGGAGGATTATGAGTACTTTGTTAAAGAAGGGTTAGAGAAACCTGTGGAAATCATCAGACACTACACAGGTCCTGGGGATCAGACTGTGAATCCTCAGAATGGTTTCGTGAGAAACAGAATCACTGAAGAGAGAGCACAGATACTGGCAAGTAGTAGCCAATCTGGAGATTCTGAGAGCGACAGTGGTTCTTACAGCTCAAGGACTTCTTCCCAGAGCAAAGGAAATAAGTCACACGTGGAAGGCTCTTCTGATACTCAGCTGAAGGACTCGGAACCTCTTCCCGTGGATGGCCAGATCTCTTTGGAACAACCTCTGAATGAAGGTGACACCCCTAATCTAGTAGAGTATCAGGAATCGCCTGAAATCCAAATAAAGGCCAGGCATAAAGAGGGGGCTAACCACAACCAGAGAGTTAAGCAGAGCCGGAGAAACCTTCCCAGGCGGTCCTCCTATCGACCGCAGACAGAACCGCAGGAAGATGGCTGGTATGACTGCCGTGGGGAAGCACATCCGAGTTTCTCAAATACCTATCAGGACTATGAGGAGTACTGGAGAGCTTACTATAGGGCCTGGCAGGAATACTATGCTGCTGCTTCTCAGTCGTATTATTGGAATGCTCAGAGGCATCCAGGTTGGGTGGCAGCCTACCACATGAACACCATTTATCTACAGGAGATGATGCGCGGCAACCAGTGA
- the DDX20 gene encoding putative ATP-dependent RNA helicase DDX20 isoform X1: MAAAFEAPAALATVETAVPAERVAADFSAPEPVPRPVRSLRTAHDVGGPRTRTGDVLLAEPADFESLLLSRPVLEGLRAAGFERPSPVQLKAIPLGRCGLDLIVQAKSGTGKTCVFSTIALDSLVLENLSTQILILAPTREIAVQIHSVITAIGIKMEGLECHVFIGGTPLSQDKTRLKKCHIAVGSPGRIKQLIELDYLNPGSVRLFILDEADKLLEEGSFQEQINWIYSSLPANKQMLAVSATYPEFLANALTKYMREPTFVRLNSSDLSLIGLKQFYKLVNSYPLAHKTFEEKTQHLQELFSKIPFNQALVFSNLHSRAQHLADILSSKGFPAECISGNMSQNQRLDAVAKLRQFHCRVLISTDLTSRGIDAEKVNLVVNLDVPLDWETYMHRIGRAGRFGKKRKRKSLGTLGLTVTYCCRGEEENTMMKIAQKCNINLLPLPDPIPPGLMEECLDWDVEVEAAMHTYGLASIPPQPLNKQIQKIERTFETQKAYSNHVASSRNTSVSALSVKSKNNTKQKLPVKSHSECGIVEKAMSPKELGCAIQLEEQMKNSVQISVENSADNQHQVKEASVSLPTIPCLSSFKIRLPCPLTFAELVEDYEYFVKEGLEKPVEIIRHYTGPGDQTVNPQNGFVRNRITEERAQILASSSQSGDSESDSGSYSSRTSSQSKGNKSHVEGSSDTQLKDSEPLPVDGQISLEQPLNEGDTPNLVEYQESPEIQIKARHKEGANHNQRVKQSRRNLPRRSSYRPQTEPQEDGWYDCRGEAHPSFSNTYQDYEEYWRAYYRAWQEYYAAASQSYYWNAQRHPGWVAAYHMNTIYLQEMMRGNQ; the protein is encoded by the exons ATGGCGGCGGCGTTTGAAGCCCCGGCGGCCTTAGCGACCGTGGAGACCGCTGTCCCGGCGGAGCGTGTGGCTGCGGACTTCTCGGCCCCCGAGCCAGTCCCCCGGCCGGTGCGGAGCCTGCGGACGGCTCACGACGTCGGCGGCCCGCGGACCCGCACCGGGGACGTGCTGCTGGCGGAGCCGGCGGACTTCGAGTCGCTGCTGCTGTCGCGGCCGGTGCTGGAGGGGCTGCGGGCGGCCGGCTTCGAACGGCCGTCGCCCGTGCAGCTCAAGGCCATCCCGCTGGGGCGCTGCGGGCTCG ATTTAATTGTTCAAGCTAAGTCTGGCACTGGGAAAACCTGTGTATTCTCCACCATTGCTTTGGACTCTCTTGTTCTTGAAAACTTAAGTACCCAG attttgatCTTGGCTCCTACAAGAGAAATTGCTGTGCAGATACATTCTGTTATCACAGCCATTGGAATAAAAATGGAAGGCTTAGAGTGTCATGTGTTTATTGGAGGGACTCCATTATCACAAGACAAAACCAGACTTAAAAAGTGTCATATCGCCGTTGGTTCTCCTG GCAGAATTAAACAACTGATAGAGCTTGActacttgaacccaggcagtgtACGTCTCTTTATTCTTGATGAAGCGGATAAGCTTTTAGAAGAAGGCAGCTTCCAGGAgcaaataaa TTGGATTTATTCTTCCTTACCTGCCAATAAACAGATGTTGGCAGTATCAGCTACTTACCCTGAATTTTTGGCTAATGCTTTGACCAAGTACATGAGAGAGCCCACTTTTGTAAGACTGAATTCCAGTGATCTGAGTCTCATAG GTTTGAAGCAGTTTTACAAACTTGTCAACTCATATCCTTTGGCCCATAAGACTTTTGAGGAAAAGACTCAGCATTTACAGGAACTGTTCAGCAAAATTCCATTTAATCAAGCCTTAGTCTTTTCTAATCTACACAGCAG AGCACAACATTTGGCTGATATCCTTTCTTCTAAAGGCTTTCCTGCCGAGTGCATTTCAG GCAACATGAGTCAGAATCAGCGTCTTGATGCTGTGGCTAAACTGAGGCAGTTTCATTGCAGAGTCCTCATTTCCACAGATTTG ACTTCCCGTGGGATTGATGCTGAGAAGGTGAATCTGGTTGTAAACCTGGATGTACCATTGGATTGGGAGACATACATGCATCGGATTGGCAGAGCTGGCCGTtttggtaaaaaaagaaaaagaaaaagcttgg GTACTTTGGGATTGACAGTGACCTACTGCTGCAGGGGAGAAGAAGAAAATACCATGATGAAAATTGCCCAGAAATGTAATATCAACCTTCTGCCTTTACCAG ATCCTATTCCTCCTGGTCTGATGGAAGAATGTTTGGATTGGGATGTGGAGGTCGAAGCTGCCATGCATACATATGGCTTAGCAAGTATACCTCCCCAGCCCCTAAACAAACAAATTCAAAAAATAGAGAGAACCTTTGAAACTCAGAAAGCTTATAGTAACCACGTGGCTTCATCTAGAAATACTTCTGTGTCTGCACTATCAGTCAAATCAAAAAATAATACCAAACAAAAGCTTCCTGTGAAAAGCCACTCAGAGTGTGGAATTGTAGAGAAAGCAATGTCGCCAAAAGAGCTGGGCTGTGCCATACAACTGGAAGAGCAGATGAAGAATTCTGTTCAGATATCTGTTGAAAACTCGGCTGATAATCAGCACCAAGTCAAAGAAGCTTCTGTGTCACTCCCCACAATTCCTTGTCTGTCTTCCTTTAAAATCCGTCTGCCATGCCCTTTGACTTTTGCAGAATTGGTGGAGGATTATGAGTACTTTGTTAAAGAAGGGTTAGAGAAACCTGTGGAAATCATCAGACACTACACAGGTCCTGGGGATCAGACTGTGAATCCTCAGAATGGTTTCGTGAGAAACAGAATCACTGAAGAGAGAGCACAGATACTGGCAAGTAGTAGCCAATCTGGAGATTCTGAGAGCGACAGTGGTTCTTACAGCTCAAGGACTTCTTCCCAGAGCAAAGGAAATAAGTCACACGTGGAAGGCTCTTCTGATACTCAGCTGAAGGACTCGGAACCTCTTCCCGTGGATGGCCAGATCTCTTTGGAACAACCTCTGAATGAAGGTGACACCCCTAATCTAGTAGAGTATCAGGAATCGCCTGAAATCCAAATAAAGGCCAGGCATAAAGAGGGGGCTAACCACAACCAGAGAGTTAAGCAGAGCCGGAGAAACCTTCCCAGGCGGTCCTCCTATCGACCGCAGACAGAACCGCAGGAAGATGGCTGGTATGACTGCCGTGGGGAAGCACATCCGAGTTTCTCAAATACCTATCAGGACTATGAGGAGTACTGGAGAGCTTACTATAGGGCCTGGCAGGAATACTATGCTGCTGCTTCTCAGTCGTATTATTGGAATGCTCAGAGGCATCCAGGTTGGGTGGCAGCCTACCACATGAACACCATTTATCTACAGGAGATGATGCGCGGCAACCAGTGA